The Mangifera indica cultivar Alphonso chromosome 12, CATAS_Mindica_2.1, whole genome shotgun sequence DNA window AATTCTAAACTTTGCAACTAAGCATCGCCTTCCAAAGTAGGCCGTCCACATTTATCACCTCTCGCAACAAAAACAGCTTTACTTCCAACAATCCTAATCCCCAAATAAAGCAACCTAAAACAACCAAAACAGACCTTCCAATTCCAAACATTCATTCATTATCACAACCCATTTTCTTCTCCAATCAGTTTTTCTCCTTAAAAAATCTTTATTCTTTGTCCAATTCCATTATTTCTTCATCTGGGTACATGGTGGAATCCGATAACAGGCTCGATATGTCAAGCAAAAGCTTTAATCGATCCGTTACCATGCAACCCACCGCTGATTCTAAACCTAAACTCAATTATGCCTCTCTTAATCGGGCTGTTTCCAGCAACAGGTTTTACAATTCCGTGGGATCAGCTAGCAATTCTTTCAAAGGTAAGGTCAAACAACTCTGCAGTTTATTTGAGACAAAAAAACCCCCAAAAGCTACAAATTTGATCGAAGCTGAGACTCAAAATGTGAAATCTTTAAAACCCATGAAATCTTTATGTTATAATGATGAATCTTCGATTAGATTACCGGGTACCCAGGATCGGATTGTTGTGTATTTGACGAGTTTGAGAGGAATTAGAAGAACTTATGAGGATTGTTATGCGGTTAGGATGATATTTAGAGGGTTTAGAGTTTGGGTGGATGAGAGAGATATTTCGATGGATGCGGCCTATAAGAAGGAGTTGCAGAGCATATTTGGGGGGAGGAAAGTGGATTTGCCACAGGTTTTTATAAGGGGAAAGTATGTTGGTGGAGCTGATGTTTTGAAAAGTATGTTTGAAACTGGTGAATTGGCTAGGGTTCTTGAAGGATTTCCGAGACAACAACTGGGGCAGGTTTGTGGGACTTGTGGAGATGTGCGGTTTGTGCCTTGTGATATTTGTAGTGGGAGTAGAAAGGTGTTTGATGAAGACGAAGACATGCGTAAACGGTGTCTAGAATGTAATGAAAATGGCTTGATCAAGTGCCCTGATTGCTGCTCGTGAGTTTCCCTTTCCATCGACATGGCCATCGTGTTTTTACTGCTTGTGTGCTTGCATTTAGttctcttttatataaatatggatTCAAATGGCCCTTTGGATTCATTGAAGgtgttttcttttgtgttcaccGACTTAGTAACATTCAGATATTGTTTGCTGTCACATAGATCAGCGCCATGAAATAATGTTTCtgctttcttcaaattattaGGGAGAGTATTTCT harbors:
- the LOC123192851 gene encoding uncharacterized protein At5g39865-like produces the protein MVESDNRLDMSSKSFNRSVTMQPTADSKPKLNYASLNRAVSSNRFYNSVGSASNSFKGKVKQLCSLFETKKPPKATNLIEAETQNVKSLKPMKSLCYNDESSIRLPGTQDRIVVYLTSLRGIRRTYEDCYAVRMIFRGFRVWVDERDISMDAAYKKELQSIFGGRKVDLPQVFIRGKYVGGADVLKSMFETGELARVLEGFPRQQLGQVCGTCGDVRFVPCDICSGSRKVFDEDEDMRKRCLECNENGLIKCPDCCS